GGCGCCCGCGGCCACGGCAACGACGCCGGTCACGGCCGTACGGCCGCGCACACGGGGCTCCGGACGCCATCCTCGCGGGGTCGGAGGAGGACGTGTGGAGTCGCGGCGGACGCCACGGGGAGGGGGGAAGAGGGGAAGGACGGAAGAGAGCGGAGAAGGGGGAACCGCAGTGCCGGGGCCGGGCGCGGGCGGCGGGGCCGGACGGCGGGCACCGGAAAAGATATAAGGGGCGCGGCCGGGGGACCACCACGAGGCGGGTGGTCCCCCGGCCGCGCCCCACGGGCGTGCCGCCCGTTCGTCACTCGTCGGCCGCCGCCTGGACCGGAACCTCCATCAGCACGGTGCGCCTGGGGTTCGCCGTCTGGGCGGGGAGGTCGACGCGGTGCTCCGGCAGCTCGGGCATCTGCAGCTGCTCAGCGTCCTTCAGGTGTGCCAGGGTCGTGCGCCGCGGGTTGGCTGTGGTGCGGAACATCATCGTCGTCTTCACCGTTGTGTCCTGTGACCTCGTCGCATCGGGTTGGCAGGGCGCGCCATCTTGCAAAGCGTCAGGCTAAACATCCGTTTCCCCGTCATCCCTGCGAACTTCCCATGATCGATGTGTGAGTTTGCTCACGAATCGAAGGACAAAACCGTCAATCCCGGCCGACAACCGCCCTCGAGGAAACGGACATTGCGCGCGTGAAGCTCTCATTCCGCTCCTGATCATGGCGACTGGGACAGCGGACGCCCGACGACGACTCGCAGGAGAAAGACCGTTTTGGACGAGATGGGCTTCCACCCCTCGTAATCCGGTCCTCACATTCCGTCACGGAGGTCACCGCTCGGGGCGCGGCCCTTGTTGGAGATCCGGCACTGTGCTGGAATTCCACGGACCGCCGCGGGAACGAACCGGCGCAGGGGGCGCGACGCAGCGCCGAGCGGCGGCCAGACAGGGGGAACCAGCGCCGGTCACTCAAGACCACACGGGGGGCGTATTCAGGGCGCTCTCCACGACGCCGACACCGTGCCCCTCCGCGAGCGGAGGGGCGCCTGGTCCAGAGGTTGCGACGCTAGTGCAGGGACGTTTCAAGAGGGATGGCAGTGCTTCGGCGGAGCCGGAGCCGCACGGCGGGACCGGCCGCGGTTCCTCGCCCCAGCACGCCCAGAACCCGGGTCCGGGCCCGTCCGCCGACGGCGCCGGGCGCCACGGCGCGTCGTCTGCCAGGGGTTCGTCGAAGGCCGGCGGCCCCGCGCCGTCCGCGAAGGCGGCCAAGACGGCGCCGACCGGCGCCGGCTCGCGCCTGGCCCTGCGCAACTGGCGCATCTCCACGCGCCTGGTGTCGCTGCTCGCACTGCCGGTGGTCGCGGCGACCTCGCTGGGCGCGCTGCGCATCAACCAGTCCTTGGACGACATCCAGCAGCTCGACAACATGAAGCTGCTGACCGACATGACCAAGCGGGCCACCGAGCTGGCCGCCGCGCTCCAGGAGGAGCGCGACCAGTCCGCCGGTCCGCTGGCGCACGGCCTGAAGGCCAGCGACTACACCGTCAAGGGCTACCGGGAGAAGACCGACCGGGCCCGGCAGAACTTCGAGGACGCCACCGAGGAGATCGACGACGCCAGCAGGAACGGCCACCTGCAGGGCGTCCGCGACACCGTGGTCGGGCTGGTCAGCCAGCTGGACACGCTGGCCAAGGTGCGCAGCAGCGCCTACCAGTCGGAGCAGAACTCGACCCAGACGATCGAGGCGTACCACCGGCTGATCACCCAGCTGATCGACCTCTCCCAGTCCATGGCGGAGGCCTCCAGCAACCCGGAGATGATCGAGCGCACCCGCGCCCTGGCCGCGTTCTCCACCGCCAAGGAGTACGCGTCCGTGCAGCGCGCCGTCATCGCCGCGGCCCTGAACTCCACGAACACCAAGAAGGGCAAGCTCTCGGAGAACGACCGCCTCTACGGCGAGTCGGCGTACGAGAGCGAGGGCTCGGAGCTGGCGATCTTCCGGAAGATCTACGCCAGCCAGAACGCCGAGGAACTCCTCAAGCCGATCGAGCAGGGCAACCCGACGATCGAGTCGGCCGACCTGTACGCCAAGCGCTCCCTGGCCTCCCCGGACGGTCTCACCGACCAGCCCGCCCGCTCCTACCGCGACTGGGTGGACGACAGCTCGACCAAGATCGAGCAGATGAAGAAGATCGAGCACACGCTGCTCGAGGACATGGAGCAGAAGGCCCGCGAGCTGCGCAGCGCCTCCGAGCGCGACGCGATCATCTCCGGTGCGCTGATCCTGCTCGTGCTCGGCATCTCGCTCGTCGGCGCGTTCGTCGTGGCCCGGTCCATGATCCTCTCGCTGCGGCGGCTGCAGGAGACCGCCACCAAGGTGGCCCAGGACCGGCTGCCCGAACTGGTCAAGCAGTTGTCGGAGGCCGACCCGCAGGACGTGGACACCTCCGTGCAGTCGGTCGGCGTGCACTCCCGGGACGAGATCGGCCAGGTGGCCGCGGCCTTCGACGACGTGCACCGCGAGGCGGTCCGCCTGGCCGCCGAGCAGGCCCTGCTGCGGGGCAACGTCAACGCGATGTTCACCAACCTCTCGCGCCGCTCCCAGGGCCTGATCCAGCGCCAGCTGTCGCTGATCTCCGAGCTGGAGTCCCGCGAGGCCGACCCCGACCAGTTGTCCTCGCTGTTCAAGCTCGACCACCTCGCGACCCGCATGCGCCGCAACGGCGAGAACCTCCTCGTCCTCGCCGGCGAGGAGCCCGGCCGCCGCTGGACCCGGCCGGTCCCGCTGGTCGACGTGCTCCGTGCCGCCGCCTCCGAGGTGGAGCAGTACGAGCGCATCGAGCTGGCCTCGGTCCCGACCACCGAGGTCGCCGGCCGCGTCGTCAACGACCTCGTGCACCTGCTCGCCGAGCTGCTGGAGAACGCGACCTCGTTCTCCTCCCCGCAGACCAAGGTCAAGGTCACCGGCCACGCGCTGCCCGATGGCCGGGTGCTGATCGAGATCCACGACACCGGCATCGGCCTCTCCCCCGAGGACCTCGCGGCGATCAACGAGCGGCTCGCCTCGCCGCCCACCGTGGACGTCTCGGTCTCCCGTCGCATGGGCCTCTTCGTGGTCGGCCGGCTCTCGCAGCGCCACGGCATCCGCATCCAGCTGCGCCCGTCGGACTCCGGCGGTACGACCGCGCTGGTCATGCTGCCCGTCGACGTGGCCCAGGGCGGCAAGAAGCCCGCTCCCGGCAAGCCCGGCGCCCCCGGGGCGGGCGGCGGTCCGGCGGCCGCGCAGGCCGCGGCCGGGGCGGCCGCCGCCCGGCGCAACGGCGGCGCCCTCGGCGGCGCGCCGGCCGGCGGTGGACGTCTCGGTGCCGGTCCCGGTGCGCGCGGTCAGGTCGGCGCCGGCCAGGGGTCCCGGGCCGCGCTGCCCGGCGCCGGCCAGGGCGGCCGTCCCGGTGCGCCGGGCGGGGCGCGTGGTCCGCAGGGTCCGGGTGCCGGTGCGCCGCAGCAGGACCGGCCGGTCCCGGCGGGTTCCGGTGCGGGCGGCTTCGGCGCCGGCGGCTTCGGCGCGGGCGGTCCGGACGCGGGCGGCTTCGGCGGCCGGGCGCCGGGTGCCGGGCAGGACCTGCAGGCCGCACGGCCCGGCGGTCCGCAGCAGGACCTCTTCGGCGGTCGCGGCCAGGTCCCGACCCGTGGTGGTGCCGGCGCCCCCGACCAGGGCCGCCAGCCGCAGCTGCCGCCGCGCGGCGGTCCACGGGCCGAACTGCCCGGCGCCACCGCGCAGTCGCGCGCCGCGGACTGGAACAACGGGGGCGCCCTGCCGTCGCGCGCCTCGATGGACGCCCCCCGCGGTCACGACGAGCAGGACCCGGCGCAGACCGCGCCCATGCCGCGCATCGACGACCGGCAGGGTCCGGGCTCGACCGCGGAGATGCCGCGGATCGACGCGCAGGGTCCGGCCGTGACGGGTGAGTTCCCGCGCGCCGACCTGAGCGGCGTCAACGGCTCCCGGCAAACCGGCCAGTTCGCCCGTCCCGGCGCCGAGGACCCCCAGCAGACGGGTCAGTTCCAGAGCCCGGGTCCGGAAGGTCCGCAGCAAACCGGCCAGTTCGCCCGTCCTGGTACCCAAGGTTCCCAGAACACCGGCCAGTTCCAGCGACCGGGCACCGAGAACCCGCAGCAGACCGGCCAGTTCCAGCGGCCCGGTACCCAACAGGGCAACGGCGAGTTCGTGCGCTCGGACGTCTTCGGCTCCCCTGCCGCCGGGGAGCAGGGCGGTGCGCAGGACCCGGAACGGTTCGCGGCCCCGCAGGCCTACGACGGCGGGTTCGACAACGGGTTCGGCGGCGGCTTCGACGCCGGCTCCACCGGACAGCACGCGCTGCCCGGCCGCCGGGACCCCTCGCGCACGGGCCAGTTCGAGCGGCCGCAGCCGCCCGGCCGGGACGGCTTCGGCGGCCCGCGCCCGCAGGCCCCGCAGGCCCGCCCGGTCCACCACGAGCCGGAGGCCCTGCCGCCGGCCACCGGCCCGGGCGACGGCCGGACCCCGCTGTACGACACTCTGGAGACCAACTGGTTCCACGGCGGCCAGCAGGAACGGCAGCCGGACCCCGCGCCGGCCGCCCCCGCCCAGCAGCCGCAGTCCCCGGCGCCGGCTCCCCAGCGTTCCGCCACCAGCTCCTGGCGCACCTCGCCGAACGACGAACTCGTCCGGCAGGCCGAGCGCGTGCGGCAGCCCGCGGCGGGTGGTGTCACCACCTCCGGCCTGCCGCGCCGGGTGCCCCGCGCGAACCTCGTCCCGGGCACCGCCCAGCAGCAACAGCACCAAGCCGGTCCGCAGGTCTCGCGTGCGCCTGACGACGTACGCGGCCGGCTGACCAATCTCCGTCGGGGCATCGCTCAGGGCCGTCAGGCCGGCAGCGGCCAGACCGGCAGCTTCCCGAGCCCCACTCACCAGCAGGAGCGTTAGTTGAGTCCGATGAGCCAGGCGGCACAGAACCTGAACTGGTTGATCACCAACTTCGTGGACAACACCCCCGGGGTGTCGCACACGGTGGTGGTCTCCGCCGACGGCCTCCTGCTGGCGATGTCCGAGGGCTTTCCGCGGGACCGCGCCGACCAGCTCGCGGCCGTCGCCTCCGGGCTGACCTCGCTGACGGCCGGGGCGTCCCGGATTTTCGAGGGCGGCACCGTGTCGCAGACGGTCGTCGAGATGGAGCGGGGGTTCCTCTTCCTGATGTCGGTCTCCGACGGGTCGTCCCTCGCGGTCCTGGCCCACCCGGAATGCGACATCGGCCTCGTCGGCTACGAGATGGCACTGCTCGTCGACCGTGCGGGTGCGGTACTCACCCCGGACCTGCGCGCCGAACTCCAGGGCAGTCTGCTCCACTGACCGTCCCCGGCACCACCCGCCTCACGAAAACACCGTCCGGCCGCCACAATCCCCCCACCGGCCCCGTCAGACGGCACGACTGACCGACCTGCTGTCCCGCCCGGAGGATTCATGACCCCGCCCACCGCCTCTCATGATCCGTACGCGGAACCGTACGGAGACGAGGGCGACCAGCCACTGGTACGTCCGTACGCGATGACCGGTGGTCGGACCCGGCCGCGCTACCAGCTCGCCATCGAGGCGCTGATCAGCACCACGGCCGACCCGGCAGCGCTCATGGGACTGCTCCCGGAACACCAGCGCATCTGCCACCTGTGCCGCGAGGTCAAGTCCGTCGCGGAGGTGTCGGCGCTGCTGGCCATGCCGCTCGGTGTGGCCCGGATCCTGGTCGCCGACCTCGCCGAGGCCGGCCTGGTCGCCATCCACCAGCCTGGTGGCGACGAGAACAACGGCGGCGCTCCGGACGTGACGCTGCTCGAAAGGGTGCTCAGTGGACTTCGCAAGCTCTGACGGGGGCCGGGCCACCACCTCCGCGAAGATCGTGGTGGCGGGCGGCTTCGGCGTGGGCAAGACCACGTTCGTCGGCGCCGTCTCGGAGATCAACCCGCTGCGCACGGAGGCCGTCATGACGTCCGCGAGCGCGGGCATCGACGACCTCACCCACACCGGGGACAAGACCACCACCACGGTGGCGATGGACTTCGGCCGCATCACCCTGGACCAGGACCTGATCCTGTACCTGTTCGGCACCCCCGGCCAGGACCGGTTCTGGTTCATGTGGGACGACCTGGTGCGCGGCGCGATCGGCGCGATCGTCCTGGTGGACACCCGGCGTCTCGCGGACTGCTTCCCGGCGGTCGACTACTTCGAGAACTCCGGCCTGCCCTTCGTCATCGCCCTCAACGGCTTCGACGGCCAGCAGCCCTACTCGCCCGACGAGGTCCGCGAGGCCCTGCAGATCGGCCCCGACACCCCGATCATCACGACCGACGCCCGCCACCGCGCGGACGCCAAGAGCGCGCTGATCACGCTGGTGGAGCACGCCCTGATGGCACGACTGCGGTAGCACCCAAATACACGGGCGCCAAGGCAGTTGTGGTGGACCTCGCGGAGCCGGCTGTGGCCTTGGACACGGCCGGCTCCGGTGTTCATAACGTTTCGGCAGAGGAATCGGGAGGTATCGACACGCGTCGCGGTCGGGCGGTGCCCCTATGCTCACGGATGTCCGGCCTTTTGGCGCCGCTCGCTCTGTATGACCGTTTTATCTTCCCCTTACCCGGATGGCGTTCCGGGCTCTCCACTGTTTGGAAGTGGGCTGGATGACGTGCTGGAATGCCTGAACTGCCCCCCAGTCCGAGACGTACTCAAGAGTGGTCTGTGGCGAACCGGGCTCTGAGAGACTGCGGCACGACGTAGGTGCCGACCGCCGAGAGGTTGTTGGTCGAGTGAGGCGAAGCAAGAACGGTCCCGAGCCGTCGGCGCGGGGCAACTTCACCCCGCCGCCGCGCGCTGCGGCGCCCACCCGCACACCCGGCGCGGAGCCCACGGCGACTGCCGCGCGCGGCGGCGGGCGTCTCTCCCCTCGCAACTGGCGGGTGCCGACCCGGCTGAACGCCATCCTGCTCATACCCGTGATGGTCGGCCTCGTCATGGGCGGCTTCCAGGTGAAGAACTCGATCGACACCTGGCAGGAGGCGCGGGACGCGGAGAACACCGCCCGTCTGGTGCGCGCCGCCCTCACCTACGCCGACGCCCTCGAAACCGAACGGGACGTCACCGCGGCCCCGCTGCTGCTGGGCAACGGCAAGCAGACCGTCACCGACGCCCGCAGGCAGACCGACCGGGCGGCCGACGCCTTCGACCGGGCGGCGCTGAACATGCCGCACAAGTCCGGCCTGGAGCGCCGGCTGTCCCTGTTCCGCAAGGTGGAGCCCCGGCTGCAGACGCTGCGCACGACCGCGTACACCGCCAAGGCCACCGGCGTGCAGACCGAAGAGGGCTACGTCGAGGTCAGCCACCCCCTGATGGAGTTCGCCAACGAACTCGGTCTGGGCACCGGCAACATCACCTCCTACGGCCGTACCGTCTACGCCATCTCGCTCACCAAGGCCGCGCTGTCCCTGGAACGCTCGATCGGCATGCACCTGCTGATCAAGCCCGGTCCGGACGACCCGAACCTGTCGACCCAGCGCGTCTCGCTGTCCTCGTACGCCTAC
This is a stretch of genomic DNA from Streptomyces sp. TG1A-8. It encodes these proteins:
- a CDS encoding nitrate- and nitrite sensing domain-containing protein, with the translated sequence MQGRFKRDGSASAEPEPHGGTGRGSSPQHAQNPGPGPSADGAGRHGASSARGSSKAGGPAPSAKAAKTAPTGAGSRLALRNWRISTRLVSLLALPVVAATSLGALRINQSLDDIQQLDNMKLLTDMTKRATELAAALQEERDQSAGPLAHGLKASDYTVKGYREKTDRARQNFEDATEEIDDASRNGHLQGVRDTVVGLVSQLDTLAKVRSSAYQSEQNSTQTIEAYHRLITQLIDLSQSMAEASSNPEMIERTRALAAFSTAKEYASVQRAVIAAALNSTNTKKGKLSENDRLYGESAYESEGSELAIFRKIYASQNAEELLKPIEQGNPTIESADLYAKRSLASPDGLTDQPARSYRDWVDDSSTKIEQMKKIEHTLLEDMEQKARELRSASERDAIISGALILLVLGISLVGAFVVARSMILSLRRLQETATKVAQDRLPELVKQLSEADPQDVDTSVQSVGVHSRDEIGQVAAAFDDVHREAVRLAAEQALLRGNVNAMFTNLSRRSQGLIQRQLSLISELESREADPDQLSSLFKLDHLATRMRRNGENLLVLAGEEPGRRWTRPVPLVDVLRAAASEVEQYERIELASVPTTEVAGRVVNDLVHLLAELLENATSFSSPQTKVKVTGHALPDGRVLIEIHDTGIGLSPEDLAAINERLASPPTVDVSVSRRMGLFVVGRLSQRHGIRIQLRPSDSGGTTALVMLPVDVAQGGKKPAPGKPGAPGAGGGPAAAQAAAGAAAARRNGGALGGAPAGGGRLGAGPGARGQVGAGQGSRAALPGAGQGGRPGAPGGARGPQGPGAGAPQQDRPVPAGSGAGGFGAGGFGAGGPDAGGFGGRAPGAGQDLQAARPGGPQQDLFGGRGQVPTRGGAGAPDQGRQPQLPPRGGPRAELPGATAQSRAADWNNGGALPSRASMDAPRGHDEQDPAQTAPMPRIDDRQGPGSTAEMPRIDAQGPAVTGEFPRADLSGVNGSRQTGQFARPGAEDPQQTGQFQSPGPEGPQQTGQFARPGTQGSQNTGQFQRPGTENPQQTGQFQRPGTQQGNGEFVRSDVFGSPAAGEQGGAQDPERFAAPQAYDGGFDNGFGGGFDAGSTGQHALPGRRDPSRTGQFERPQPPGRDGFGGPRPQAPQARPVHHEPEALPPATGPGDGRTPLYDTLETNWFHGGQQERQPDPAPAAPAQQPQSPAPAPQRSATSSWRTSPNDELVRQAERVRQPAAGGVTTSGLPRRVPRANLVPGTAQQQQHQAGPQVSRAPDDVRGRLTNLRRGIAQGRQAGSGQTGSFPSPTHQQER
- a CDS encoding roadblock/LC7 domain-containing protein, encoding MSQAAQNLNWLITNFVDNTPGVSHTVVVSADGLLLAMSEGFPRDRADQLAAVASGLTSLTAGASRIFEGGTVSQTVVEMERGFLFLMSVSDGSSLAVLAHPECDIGLVGYEMALLVDRAGAVLTPDLRAELQGSLLH
- a CDS encoding DUF742 domain-containing protein — encoded protein: MTPPTASHDPYAEPYGDEGDQPLVRPYAMTGGRTRPRYQLAIEALISTTADPAALMGLLPEHQRICHLCREVKSVAEVSALLAMPLGVARILVADLAEAGLVAIHQPGGDENNGGAPDVTLLERVLSGLRKL
- a CDS encoding ATP/GTP-binding protein; its protein translation is MDFASSDGGRATTSAKIVVAGGFGVGKTTFVGAVSEINPLRTEAVMTSASAGIDDLTHTGDKTTTTVAMDFGRITLDQDLILYLFGTPGQDRFWFMWDDLVRGAIGAIVLVDTRRLADCFPAVDYFENSGLPFVIALNGFDGQQPYSPDEVREALQIGPDTPIITTDARHRADAKSALITLVEHALMARLR